One stretch of Bombus pascuorum chromosome 14, iyBomPasc1.1, whole genome shotgun sequence DNA includes these proteins:
- the LOC132914364 gene encoding uncharacterized protein LOC132914364: MYPSDEPLSVQKLDVLLRQSLGNDLQIKHVEWKPLTAPGENFGSIMLAIIVTLTRSSNKTETLHLVAKLPPTSAYLLGLFNSPVTFRKELQFYSVMVKEFTNLQIESGVNEKDVRDLVPKFFGGRLGLKNPEQFDEQAAIILENLKLSGYDTSDRIFGLDKKHTEFAIESLAKLHALGIALKIKKPQLYERIAAEVFLDVSSEITEKCVKDMFGKSKSDLESMEEIRPYLDRVNKTIEYGLEAKQNLKEPEEPWATFVHSDFWVNNMMFRHDEKGELIDMKIVDFQLSAYDYGMKDLIFFLVSSANEEILDNKLDHMFDLYYSCFIKMLKTLNVDTEKFSKQKFDEILNRCGPVKFNQCIMMAQVIQAPKKSVSESENVEGSNVFIDISDNVIYKRKLLHIVTLFDKRGWLLK, translated from the coding sequence ATGTACCCGTCAGACGAGCCATTGTCAGTTCAAAAATTGGACGTGCTTTTAAGACAAAGTCTTGGTAACGACCTTCAAATAAAGCATGTTGAATGGAAGCCTCTAACCGCGCCAGGCGAGAACTTTGGAAGCATCATGCTGGCCATCATTGTCACCTTAACGCGGTCAAGCAACAAAACGGAGACTCTTCATCTGGTCGCGAAACTTCCACCCACTTCCGCTTATCTATTGGGCTTGTTTAACAGTCCAGTGACATTCAGGAAGGAGCTACAATTCTACAGCGTGATGGTGAAGGAATTCACAAACCTTCAAATAGAAAGTGGTGTCAACGAGAAGGACGTGAGAGATCTGGTACCAAAGTTCTTTGGGGGAAGATTAGGTTTGAAAAATCCAGAACAATTTGACGAACAAGCTGCCATCATTTTGGAGAACCTGAAACTCAGTGGCTACGATACGAGCGATCGAATCTTTGGACTAGATAAGAAGCACACAGAATTTGCAATCGAATCTCTAGCAAAGTTACACGCTCTCGGCAttgctttaaaaataaagaaacctCAGTTATATGAAAGAATAGCTGCAGAAGTATTTTTAGACGTTTCAAGTGAAATCACAGAAAAGTGTGTTAAGGACATGTTTGGGAAAAGTAAATCGGATTTAGAGAGCATGGAGGAAATTAGACCGTATTTAGATCGAGTTAATAAGACCATAGAGTATGGTCTTGAGGCAAAACAAAATCTTAAGGAACCGGAAGAACCTTGGGCAACATTTGTTCACAGTGACTTTTGGGTGAACAATATGATGTTCCGACACGACGAAAAAGGAGAGCTAATCGATATGAAGATCGTAGATTTTCAATTATCCGCATATGATTACGGTATGAAAGATCTGATCTTCTTTCTCGTGTCGAGCGCGAACGAAGAGATTCTGGATAACAAACTGGACCATATGTTTGACTTGTATTATTcttgtttcattaaaatgttaaagacGCTAAACGTAGACACGGAAAAATTTTCCAAGCAGAAGTTCGACGAAATTCTGAATCGTTGTGGGCCTGTAAAATTCAATCAATGTATCATGATGGCTCAAGTGATTCAGGCACCTAAGAAAAGTGTCTCAGAGTCAGAGAACGTGGAGGGTAGCAATGTTTTCATAGATATATctgataatgtaatatataaacgaaaattattGCATATTGTGACTCTATTCGACAAAAGGGGATGGTTACTTAAATAA
- the LOC132914356 gene encoding BTB/POZ domain-containing protein 7 isoform X2, translating to MNVFRILTPCVLQRRRPKEVDNSDKRDCWFVKRRRGDASYMIHRMGASASSSITSVGGDSVQAARLSSSGNPPDQHGIAIREKKKKMTGFATLRKKFIRRRRSSKACDHGRIIRDLVSTWSHLEATALLEEYEALAALKDLHVQAELARPPAATYKQDLSMLYDYKHCSDVDLVYRGACFPVHRALLSARCPYFRDLLAGCPGYGARICLELRTPNLEVQMFSALLRYLYTGDICPHDAALEANLLRRLSEEFGTPNPLEHDLRYLLDTGDYADAALVFTSDSDYQRPDSGSSEYGFRPKLELPCHKAILSARSPFFRNLIQRRTRSGEDHTERALHIPTRIVLDESVIPKRYARVLLHAVYLDTVDLSLIMRGNGCGNSAGSLGEVQALTHTGRVRPSPLEEAMELYQIGRFLELDILSQGCEDLILEYLTLESLPTVLKWGSQPHGSAWVHRQALHYLREEFQPVASSSILHQLDHVHLANVLQSHFLQASELEILQAVLKWGEQELVRRMEDREPNLLSHTVHSVTRKGLKKRDLSDIELREILSELLPLVRMDHILPPNSEALAQAIRRGLVSTPPSHMIGDERENLRMNAWIRGGKKNGFFVRPRLFMPYYEEIKSLVEEQMVQEADLVRLRRPRYVADIPDALYMVDEKPRPMGTAGVDVLAAAFPGILIAIFLSNRSTVLLCFDKIWRNSFCQSENGYLLCVLFKFQIPRPWQLC from the exons ATGAATGTATTCCGAATTTTGACACCGTGTGTATTGCAACGTAGACGACCAAAGGAGGTTGATAATTCCGATAAAAGGGATTGCTGGTTCGTGAAAAGACGGCGTGGAGATGCTTCCTACATGATACATAGAATGGGTGCTTCTGCATCGTCAAGCATTACCAGTGTAGGTGGAGATTCGGTCCAAGCAGCTAGACTTTCATCCTCTGGTAATCCACCTGATCAACATGGCATTGCTATCAg ggaaaagaagaagaaaatgacgGGGTTTGCGACTTTACGGAAGAAGTTCATTCGAAGACGTCGGTCTTCAAAAGCCTGCGACCATGGTAGGATAATCCGAGATTTGGTCTCAACATGGAGCCATTTAGAGGCAACGGCGCTTTTGGAGGAGTACGAGGCGTTGGCTGCATTAAAGGATCTCCATGTTCAAGCCGAATTAGCTAGACCACCGGCTGCCACATACAAACAGGATTTGTCAATGTTGTATGACTATAAACATTGTTCTGATGTGGATCTCGTCTACCGAGGGGCATGCTTTCCTGTTCACAGAGCCCTGTTGTCAGCCCGTTGTCCCTACTTTAGAGATTTGCTGGCTGGATGCCCAg GATACGGTGCTAGAATATGTTTGGAGCTGAGAACACCGAATCTCGAAGTACAAATGTTTTCAGCATTATTGCGATATCTCTACACTGGTGATATTTGTCCACACGATGCAGCTCTGGAGGCGAATCTCTTGCGACGACTGAGCGAAGAATTCGGCACACCGAATCCGTTGGAACACGATCTCAGATACCTGCTGGACACCGGTGATTACGCGGACGCTGCGTTAGTGTTCACATCGGACAGTGATTACCAGAGACCAGATAGTGGAAGTTCAGAATATGGATTCCGGCCAAAGTTAGAACTGCCATGTCATAAAGCGATACTTTCTGCGAGATCCCCGTTCTTCAGAAACTTAATACAAAGACGGACTAGATCTGGGGAAGATCACACAGAAAGAGCGCTTCATATACCCACTAGAATAGTTTTGGATGAGAGTGTAATACCCAAACGATACGCCAGAGTATTGTTACATGCAGTGTATTTAGATACAGTtgatttatcgttaattatgAGAGGTAATGGTTGCGGGAACAGCGCTGGTAGTCTTGGAGag GTTCAGGCTCTTACTCATACTGGACGTGTTCGACCAAGTCCCTTAGAAGAAGCGATGGAATTGTACCAAATCGGCAGATTTTTGGAACTAGATATATTGTCACAGGGTTGTGAAGATCTTATTTTAGAATATCTTACATTGGAATCGCTCCCAACTGTTTTGAA gtGGGGCAGTCAACCTCACGGATCGGCATGGGTACATAGACAAGCTTTGCATTATTTAAGAGAGGAATTCCAGCCAGtcgcttcttcttctattCTCCATCAATTGGACCACGTACATTTGGCGAACGTTTTGCAAAGTCATTTCTTGCAAGCGAGCGAACTTGAAATACTGCAGGCGGTACTCAAGTGGGGGGAACAAGAATTGGTGCGTCGTATGGAAGATCGGGAACCAAATTTGCTCAGTCATACGGTACACTCTGTGACAAGAAAGGGGTTGAAGAAAAGGGATTTAAGCGATATAGAGTTGCGAGAGATACTTAGCGAGCTTCTACCGCTTGTCAGAATGGATCACATATTACCCCCAAATAGTGAAGCGCTGGCTCAA GCTATTAGAAGAGGATTAGTTTCAACTCCACCGAGTCATATGATAGGAGATGAGAGGGAGAATTTACGAATGAATGCATGGATAAGGGGAGGGAAGAAAAACGGATTTTTTGTAAGGCCACGCCTGTTCATGCCTTATTACGAGGAAATAAAG TCTTTAGTTGAGGAACAAATGGTCCAAGAAGCAGATTTAGTGAGATTGCGAAGGCCACGGTATGTGGCCGATATTCCCGATGCCTTGTACATGGTTGATGAGAAACCAAGACCAATGGGTACAGCCGGGGTAGATGTTCTCGCCGCAGCGTTTCCAGGTATTTTGATCGCTATTTTCTTATCAAACCGTTCGACAGTTCTATTGTGTTTTGACAAGATATGGAGAAATTCATTCTGCCAAAGCGAGAATGGGTATTTGTTATGTGTTCTATTTAAGTTCCAGATTCCGCGACCTTGGCAGCTATGCTGA
- the LOC132914356 gene encoding BTB/POZ domain-containing protein 7 isoform X1 yields the protein MNVFRILTPCVLQRRRPKEVDNSDKRDCWFVKRRRGDASYMIHRMGASASSSITSVGGDSVQAARLSSSGNPPDQHGIAIREKKKKMTGFATLRKKFIRRRRSSKACDHGRIIRDLVSTWSHLEATALLEEYEALAALKDLHVQAELARPPAATYKQDLSMLYDYKHCSDVDLVYRGACFPVHRALLSARCPYFRDLLAGCPGYGARICLELRTPNLEVQMFSALLRYLYTGDICPHDAALEANLLRRLSEEFGTPNPLEHDLRYLLDTGDYADAALVFTSDSDYQRPDSGSSEYGFRPKLELPCHKAILSARSPFFRNLIQRRTRSGEDHTERALHIPTRIVLDESVIPKRYARVLLHAVYLDTVDLSLIMRGNGCGNSAGSLGEVQALTHTGRVRPSPLEEAMELYQIGRFLELDILSQGCEDLILEYLTLESLPTVLKWGSQPHGSAWVHRQALHYLREEFQPVASSSILHQLDHVHLANVLQSHFLQASELEILQAVLKWGEQELVRRMEDREPNLLSHTVHSVTRKGLKKRDLSDIELREILSELLPLVRMDHILPPNSEALAQAIRRGLVSTPPSHMIGDERENLRMNAWIRGGKKNGFFVRPRLFMPYYEEIKSLVEEQMVQEADLVRLRRPRYVADIPDALYMVDEKPRPMGTAGVDVLAAAFPVPDSATLAAMLKREQKLRQSPSCQRAISLPLSSRHEINRQVRLRVVREFNLPDTVADLLENTAAYNAKEQNERLTDIEDMDSPGMGINARTIPPLCYGRNMTFPRPASSCSHRHELPAIVTEGESCRRLAEQQENNSCSDGQLSGVMPDVAMATASFGALQLIEEQELELDLGDGASHLLQHVSPSNGTMGSHRSSLPHPHQRHYTGPPPPPYMYHRAGTALPRFI from the exons ATGAATGTATTCCGAATTTTGACACCGTGTGTATTGCAACGTAGACGACCAAAGGAGGTTGATAATTCCGATAAAAGGGATTGCTGGTTCGTGAAAAGACGGCGTGGAGATGCTTCCTACATGATACATAGAATGGGTGCTTCTGCATCGTCAAGCATTACCAGTGTAGGTGGAGATTCGGTCCAAGCAGCTAGACTTTCATCCTCTGGTAATCCACCTGATCAACATGGCATTGCTATCAg ggaaaagaagaagaaaatgacgGGGTTTGCGACTTTACGGAAGAAGTTCATTCGAAGACGTCGGTCTTCAAAAGCCTGCGACCATGGTAGGATAATCCGAGATTTGGTCTCAACATGGAGCCATTTAGAGGCAACGGCGCTTTTGGAGGAGTACGAGGCGTTGGCTGCATTAAAGGATCTCCATGTTCAAGCCGAATTAGCTAGACCACCGGCTGCCACATACAAACAGGATTTGTCAATGTTGTATGACTATAAACATTGTTCTGATGTGGATCTCGTCTACCGAGGGGCATGCTTTCCTGTTCACAGAGCCCTGTTGTCAGCCCGTTGTCCCTACTTTAGAGATTTGCTGGCTGGATGCCCAg GATACGGTGCTAGAATATGTTTGGAGCTGAGAACACCGAATCTCGAAGTACAAATGTTTTCAGCATTATTGCGATATCTCTACACTGGTGATATTTGTCCACACGATGCAGCTCTGGAGGCGAATCTCTTGCGACGACTGAGCGAAGAATTCGGCACACCGAATCCGTTGGAACACGATCTCAGATACCTGCTGGACACCGGTGATTACGCGGACGCTGCGTTAGTGTTCACATCGGACAGTGATTACCAGAGACCAGATAGTGGAAGTTCAGAATATGGATTCCGGCCAAAGTTAGAACTGCCATGTCATAAAGCGATACTTTCTGCGAGATCCCCGTTCTTCAGAAACTTAATACAAAGACGGACTAGATCTGGGGAAGATCACACAGAAAGAGCGCTTCATATACCCACTAGAATAGTTTTGGATGAGAGTGTAATACCCAAACGATACGCCAGAGTATTGTTACATGCAGTGTATTTAGATACAGTtgatttatcgttaattatgAGAGGTAATGGTTGCGGGAACAGCGCTGGTAGTCTTGGAGag GTTCAGGCTCTTACTCATACTGGACGTGTTCGACCAAGTCCCTTAGAAGAAGCGATGGAATTGTACCAAATCGGCAGATTTTTGGAACTAGATATATTGTCACAGGGTTGTGAAGATCTTATTTTAGAATATCTTACATTGGAATCGCTCCCAACTGTTTTGAA gtGGGGCAGTCAACCTCACGGATCGGCATGGGTACATAGACAAGCTTTGCATTATTTAAGAGAGGAATTCCAGCCAGtcgcttcttcttctattCTCCATCAATTGGACCACGTACATTTGGCGAACGTTTTGCAAAGTCATTTCTTGCAAGCGAGCGAACTTGAAATACTGCAGGCGGTACTCAAGTGGGGGGAACAAGAATTGGTGCGTCGTATGGAAGATCGGGAACCAAATTTGCTCAGTCATACGGTACACTCTGTGACAAGAAAGGGGTTGAAGAAAAGGGATTTAAGCGATATAGAGTTGCGAGAGATACTTAGCGAGCTTCTACCGCTTGTCAGAATGGATCACATATTACCCCCAAATAGTGAAGCGCTGGCTCAA GCTATTAGAAGAGGATTAGTTTCAACTCCACCGAGTCATATGATAGGAGATGAGAGGGAGAATTTACGAATGAATGCATGGATAAGGGGAGGGAAGAAAAACGGATTTTTTGTAAGGCCACGCCTGTTCATGCCTTATTACGAGGAAATAAAG TCTTTAGTTGAGGAACAAATGGTCCAAGAAGCAGATTTAGTGAGATTGCGAAGGCCACGGTATGTGGCCGATATTCCCGATGCCTTGTACATGGTTGATGAGAAACCAAGACCAATGGGTACAGCCGGGGTAGATGTTCTCGCCGCAGCGTTTCCAG TTCCAGATTCCGCGACCTTGGCAGCTATGCTGAAGCGAGAGCAGAAATTGAGGCAGTCTCCCAGTTGTCAGAGGGCTATCAGTTTGCCGCTTTCATCGCGACACGAAATTAATAGGCAAGTGCGACTACGTGTTGTGAGGGAGTTCAACCTACCTGACACGGTGGCGGATCTGTTAGAA AATACAGCCGCATATAATGCGAAGGAGCAAAACGAGAGGTTGACTGATATCGAAGACATGGATTCGCCTGGCATGGGGATCAACGCAAGAACAATTCCACCATTGTGCTACGGAAGAAACATGACATTCCCGCGACCAGCCTCTTCTTGCAGCCACAGACACGAGCTTCCAGCTATTGTCACCGAGGGTGAAAGCTGTAGACGTCTTGCGGAG CAACAAGAGAACAATTCGTGTAGCGATGGACAACTGTCGGGTGTGATGCCGGATGTGGCGATGGCGACAGCCTCTTTCGGAGCATTGCAGCTGATCGAGGAGCAAGAATTGGAGCTAGACCTAGGGGATGGAGCTTCTCATCTTCTGCAGCACGTTTCGCCATCGAACGGAACGATGGGCTCCCACAGATCATCGCTTCCTCATCCCCATCAGAGGCACTACACTGGCCCGCCTCCTCCTCCGTACATGTACCACCGAGCTGGCACTGCCTTACCAAGATTTATTTAA
- the LOC132914360 gene encoding GTP-binding protein 2, giving the protein MSKKAGGKVRGSHAVLFNSNVGVKRDFDSRSIRPAKGKLLFVKCNMESFLELFDPDNNKHSQKDTWNDSENERNQMSDCENSSIDDDQEERLPPEPEQGNVEYKLKLINPSSQRFEHLVTQMKWRLREGHGEAIYQIGVEDNGKLTGLSREDMKASLKTLNDMAARLGATTSILRERHANSKNKDITTRHNKEERQIAEVLIRKLRKGDREDQDSIIDLRLAVTGAQDAGKSTLLGVLTQGELDNGRGRARLNMLRHLHEIKTGRTSSISHEIIGFDSKGHVLNYAEMATAEEICEHASKVVTFIDLAGHRKYLRTTVLGLTGYSPHHVMLVVAPPMNEASQEHMALCLTLGLPFFIVVNKIDLGFHSISETINQLENAINAQGYCKQLIMYNNSQMSWNYESDIIPVFNVSCVTGEGLEDLTNFIKNLSPYNVNSADSDSESCLFQIDETFRVAGLNEPVLGGLLVRGAIAPGTRLLVGPLPDGEFSPVKVVSLHRNKTPCCLVRASQSASLTLAPPTNRSPPLPHLRPGMVLISLWDQPHATLFFQATVLIVYHATAIYSGFQTTVHIGNVRQTCIIKGIMDAKDKGLKTNDKASVLFRFVNHPEYLHVGMRLLLREGRTKGIGKITQIFPLIGQQNNI; this is encoded by the exons ATGTCGAAAAAAGCGGGAGGGAAAGTGAGAGGTTCGCATGCTGTGTTATTCAACTCTAACGTGGGTGTCAAACGCGATTTCGATTCCAGGAGTATACGTCCTGCGAAGGGAAAACTACTGTTTGTAAAATGCA ATATGGAGTCATTCTTGGAATTGTTTGATCCAGATAATAACAAACACAGCCAGAAAGATACTTGGAATGATTCagagaatgaaagaaatcAAATGTCAGACTGTGAAAATTCAAGTATTGATGATGATCAGGAGGAAAGACTACCACCAGAACCTGAACAGGGTAATGTTGAATACAAACTAAAGCTAATAAATCCATCTAGTCAACGGTTTGAACATCTTGTAACACAAATGAAATGGCGTCTCAGAGAAGGCCATGGGGAAGCTATTTATCAAATTG GTGTGGAAgataatggaaaattaacaGGCTTATCAAGAGAAGACATGAAGGCATCATTAAAAACTCTAAATGATATGGCAGCTAGATTAGGTGCTACAACAAGTATACTACGTGAAAGACATGccaattctaaaaataaagatataaccACACGTCACAATAAAGAGGAAAGACAGATAGCAGAAGTTTTAATAAGAAAGTTAAGGAAAGGGGATAGAGAGGATCAAGATAGTATTATTGATTTGAGACTTGCAGTCACTGGTGCCCAGGATGCTGGAAAATCAACTCTCTTAG GAGTATTAACCCAGGGTGAGCTAGATAATGGTAGAGGGAGAGCAAGGCTGAATATGTTGCGACACCTTCATGAGATAAAAACAGGTCGTACATCATCGATATCTCACGAAATTATAGGTTTTGATAGCAAAGGGCATGTTCTAAATTATGCGGAAATGGCAACTGCAGAAGAAATATGCGAACACGCATCGAAAGTTGTTACATTTATAGATTTAGCCGGTCATCGTAAATATTTAAGGACTACGGTACTCGGCCTCACAG GATATTCACCTCATCACGTCATGTTAGTTGTAGCACCACCTATGAATGAAGCGTCGCAAGAACACATGGCGTTATGTCTTACATTGGGACTTCCATTTTTTATAGTTGTAAACAAGATCGATCTTGGTTTTCATAGTATATCCGAAACAATAAATCAGTTAGAGAACGCCATTAATGCACAGGGATATTGTAAGcaattaataatgtataacaacAGTCAAATGTCGTGGAATTATGAATCAGACATAATACCAGTTTTCAATGTGAGTTGCGTTACCGGGGAGGGTTTGGaagatttaacaaattttattaagaatttatcaccatataacgtaaattCTGCAGATTCAGATTCTGAATCGTGTCTGTTTCAAATTGACGAAACTTTCAG agTAGCAGGTTTGAACGAACCTGTTTTGGGAGGATTGCTTGTGAGAGGAGCAATCGCTCCTGGAACTCGATTATTGGTAGGCCCTTTACCAGACGGTGAATTCAGTCCTGTTAAAGTTGTTAGTTTACATCGAAACAAGACTCCATGCTGTTTAGTAAGAGCATCGCAGAGTGCTAGTCTAACATTAGCACCACCAACAAATCGAAGCCCCCCTTTGCCCCATCTAAGACCTGGAATGGTTTTAATATCACTATGGGACCAACCTCATGCTACACTTTTTTTCCAA gCAACTGTATTAATAGTGTATCACGCGACCGCAATATATTCTGGTTTTCAAACAACTGTACATATAGGGAATGTAAGACAGACGTGTATCATTAAAGGAATAATGGACGCAAAAGACAAAGGTTTAAAAACGAACGATAAGGCATCCGTGTTGTTTAGGTTCGTCAATCATCCGGAATATTTGCACGTCGGTATGCGATTATTATTGCGAGAGGGTCGTACTAAAGGAATCGGTAAAATAACACAGATATTTCCACTAATAGGTCAGCAGAacaatatatag